The Athene noctua chromosome 8, bAthNoc1.hap1.1, whole genome shotgun sequence region tctgcgaactggctcgattcaccctgtccctcagcagcttcagtgacccgtcgtgtgggactccacacagcagccttccaccgtcgatgttttcccccaatacgacaagacccatcagtgaacagggcagatcgcttctcctcatccggcagctcgttatatggtgggacCTCCTtggcacgtgtcacctcctgttctggtgacatcccggaatctttgctctctggccagttcgtaatcacctctagtattcctgggcggctggggttccctatttgagcccgttgtgttatcaacgcaacccatttactccacacggcatctgttgcatgatgtgtggaggaggcctttcctttgaacatccaccccagcaccggcagtcggggtgccaggaggagctgtgtttcagtgccgaccacttctgaggcagcccgaactccttcgtacgctgccagtatctccttctcagttggtgtgtaattagcttcagagcctttgtatccccggctccaaaagcctagaggtcggcctcgggtctccccaggtgctctctgccagaggctacaggtagggccgttctccccggctgcggtgtagagcatgttcttaacctcctgcccttcccggactggcccaagggctactgcttgggcaatctcatGCTTagtttgttcaaaggattgttgttgctcagggccccattcaaaatcgttcttcttgcgggttacatggtagagagggctcacaatcaggctgtagttcgggatgtgcatcctccagaaccccacagcgcccaggaaagactgagtctccttcttagaggttggtggggccatggctgttttcttgtttatcacctccattgggatgtggcgacgcccatcttgccattttatccctaggaattgaatttcccttgcaggccccttaactttcttttgcttaatggcaaagccggccttcaggaggatttcaatgattttcttccctttctcaaagacctcctcggctgtgtccccccatacagtgatgtcatcaatgtactgcaggtgttctggggccccaccttcctccagtgcagtatggaccagtccatggcaaatggtggagctgtggttccacccctggggcaatcgattccaagtgtactggatgcctctccaagtgaacgcaaactgtggcctgcactgtggcgctatcggaatggagaagaacgcgttagcaatgtcagtcgtggcgtaccacttggctgccttcgactccagttcatactggagctctagcatgtccggcactgcagcactcatcgctggcgtaacttcattcaggccatggtagtccacagttagcctccattcgccattaggctttctcactggccatatagggctgttgaagggtgagtgagttttgctgatcaccttctggctttctagttggcggagcAGCTGATGGGTGGGGACCAgagaatctcggttggtgcggtactgccgccggtgcaccgtcctggtagcaatcagcactcgctgctcctcaaccttaagccaccccaccgctgagggatcctctgagaggccgggtaaggtggacaactgttcaacctcctccagggcagccacaccaaaagccccccggtacccttttgggtctctgaagtaccctctcctgaggcagtctatgcccaggatgcacagggcatctgggccagtcacaatggggtgcttatgccagtccctcccagtcaggctcacttcagcttccagtagggtcagctgttgggatccccctgtcactccggagatgcaaatggattcaaccccactgtagctcgatggcaccagggtgcactgagcgccagtgtccaccaaagccttatactcttgtgggtctgacgtgccaggtcatcagatccacactgtccagtaaatccgattatccctttcctccacctggctggaggcagggcccctctaatcctgctcagcatcactcatttcttgtaagaataatttattggtcccctcaagagggtcagacataatgttgaccattctattctgtctgggggatttctgactggactcTGGatctgcgcttttcttggaggactccccttttgtgatggtcttccctttcagctgctctactcgtgcagctagggcagcagtgggctgtccatcccacctcctcatgttttctccatggtcgcagaggaaaaaccacagggtgcctcatggtgtgtgccttctgctgcctttctcttgggtggggaaacatttacttctaatggctgagacattagcccgtgtaggtggaacgtaggacatgtcctcttccattttctggaccctctgagacagttcctccacagctgagacccaggaatgctgagatgaagggagatttccctcatattgccggagcttgccaaccactccatccactgtcagagtgtgggtgtctgtccaccaggacactattgccaatgctttcgagtgtgcttctggtgtgctcttcaggaactttcgccacatcaggtgtgtgcaagaggcctgatctgggtccatgggtgactgctcatcattcagatcaccatagatcatctcaaacacagcagttccctgagattctgaattcccttctcaatgctggtccatttgcctagctgacatatcatccttgtaggggtgcctctcccttacactgagcaggagtcgcttccaaaggctgaggatttgagcctgcttccctatttccctatcagtgccagcatccttggccaaagatcccagctgcctggtctctctcccctccatctcaaaagcactggctccattgtcccagcatcggagcagccaggtgcaaatctgctcgcctcccaggcggccgaaatctctccgcatatctcgcagctcagtcggggatagagatcggatgatcacctctggcccttcctcctgttcccgtgctgggcctggctcaccCCCATCCCccactctgcgaacagactttctggtatatttggttttctgtattggggctaCTGatactggctggctctctggctcagctgctgtgccggtggaggtgactgatactggctctgcctgtccccccggcccagctgctgtaccagtaaggtcattctcagatcctgcaggcctttctcccccctgagggcagtgggtggtattaaagaggacacggtaggcaagGGCAAGTCCCCAAcccattgcagcgagttgtgtctcctgggttttgccagcttggtaacacaccctttctaagcactccatcagcttctcagggctctgcatttgtttgggagtgaaattccaaagcattggaggtgcccaccgactcaggcctttgcccatcttttcccacaccccttgccactcattattatctgacctcggggcaggtttctgggcactgctattgttagagaagtgccacatggcccaaaacaagatctggcaggcattcagaaagcacagtgacgcaatcacactggcctgcaggctccaaggataattgaaactccccaaaaccaagaggatctcttcccctggctcacccatagagggggtgagacccctaaaaaaaagcccaggcagcaaacaggtactggcccacCACCACAAAAGCAATACGAACacataagcagtcaatagccagtacatcaacataagaccctttatacattttccacagataataaacaccagcactgggatcgtatactggatataaggattaatccagccccaccacacaagcaagtgggccagcattgcaaacattttcttaccaaacaaatacaaacagaaaaattacacccaacagattgctctaacacactctgctcagggtctgtccctttttgattcttatttcagccctcttgtgccccacgttggtgtgccaaaaaggctgtggtggtttaagccctgctgggaccagagaccacgttgccattgcccctctcccaccctcagccagtcaggctggaagtgaggcacaaaccccggattaaaataaggagaaatttaatacaacagtgtgataaacaatctgaacgacaacagtagcaatgataacaacagtaaacagtaataacagtgaacaagacaaaagatatacagagaaatacctcaatggttacagacagctcgctcacgtgctccctgtcaccaaagccacaaaggaaaaaaagttcctgcACTTCtgcgcccagacctgacgtcagcatggtatgaataacccggctggtgatcccttccccctctctgctggggaaacttaaccctatcctagctgaatcaggactCATAATAtgtccaaaaccaaaacactaacATCCACAGTACTGATATATTCGATTTGTATTTCCTTAAGATTCATGATGcattaaaatatcaaaaatctGTACAGCTTTCCTAAGAATCCAAACAAAGCTCAAGTCTGTCTGGCATCCCATAACTGAACATTGAATTTGGACATTTAAAATTAGGTGATATCTTTTTACCTTAATCTGGATGTTTCTCAGATCATTCCTGTAACGTAGGTAATATCCCCTAGGTGGGTGTGTGAAGCTATATAATAATCTGGCATCAGATTTACAGAAACACACTCGGGCAAGTGTTGTCAGCAATGGCAGGTTTTGAGGCAGCAGGAATTATGGCCATAAAATGAAACTGAGAAACAACATTGAGTCTGTCAAAAAAAGTGTGGTGTTTAAAAGGGCTGATGTCTTCTGAACAGTATTTGAAAGCTGACATCCTGTGTTCTTTAAAACCTGAACCCTGACTATAAAATACATGCAATTTCATATGGTCTTACAAACCTGTAAAGAAGTCTTTCACAATAGGCCTTCTCCAGCACAGCAAAGTGATACCTCGGTGTGAGACTTGCAGCTCGATCAGGTACTAATGTGGAGTCACATTTCTTGGTATCTCTTTCTCCCTACAAAAtgtaaaacaagttttatttttaaaaacagggcaGGGCGTGGCCACTCTGCCATGTAATAGGAAAGGTGGGACGAACAGCCAACACCCCAAGGGAGATGCAATGCCTGGGTACAGACTGAGCTGTGAGCACGGGCCTCCGGCTCGCAGGTGGAGGGTGACCATGGCGGGGTGGCCCACTGTCACTGTGGCCACTTCCATCGCTACACATGGTCATGGTGgcaacagcagctgcagtggGACCCCTGAGGTCCTCAGCACCGGAGACCATCCACTGAGCATGGGGAGCGCAGCCCCTTCACGCCCCACTACCGTGTCTGGAGCCCATCCTGGCCACGGGACAGCAACGGGTGCagccagctctgacacccgcCAGAGACCAGCAAAGACCCGTCATGGCTGCGGAGGGTCCGGGAGGAAGAGCCAGGCTCAGGGGACCACGTGTGCCACCTCCCCTGGCCCTGCTTCTGAGTaggggggccgggccccccgggGTCGCTCTGAAATAAAACCACGGGGATGCTGAGCGGGACCAGGCCTGGCTGCTTCCGTGCTGCTCGTTGCTGCAGAACCGGGGGAGTGGGAAGGGTACGGCCCTGGAcactgggggagagggaaggaaacgGCTGTGAACCTGGGGAGAGGGTGGGATACGGCCCAGGGACTGGTAGAGAGGGAGGAATGTCGGTGTTGGAACTGGAGCAGAGGGGCCATTGCTGGATTCTCCCGTGCTGCTGTGGGGATGTGCctctgggaggggaagggaaaggggaaggggaaggagaaagctcACCCTGAAAGGGCCTgtgtctgctctcctgaagtcatCCAAGTGGCCCTTTCCGTCCTTCTCCAGCAGGGTGTTTGCCAGTGGCTTTCTGATACCTAGAGGAAGATCCAAACCTCACAGGGCTTTCAGCAAAATCCCCCCTTGGCCCAGTAGCTGGCAAAGCTACAGCCCTTGCCCACCATGCTGGCAACAAGACGGGAGCAGACTGGTGTGCGACTGGTGTCGTGGCTTGCAACATCTGTCTGCTTAACCTGAGACGCGTGGCACCCCCGGCACCAGGCCGGGTTCCTGTGTCCCATACCACAGCCCCATCAGTACTGCAGGATGCCgcgctgctgccagcacagcaccacCACCCCGGGGCTGTGGCTGTATTGCAGGGTTGTGTCGGCtcagcccctcccagccccggggcCAGGGAGGGATTAAGAGGCTGAATCTGTAACGGATCCTCACCAGACGATCGGTGTTTACAGGCTTTGATCTGCTGCTTCTTGATTCTATTCCAGCCCTTCGATGGAATTTCTCACGTGTAACCGAGCCCCACCAATCCATCCTGGCCATATATAATGGATGGTGGCGGAGCGAAGGAACACAAACGTGGCTGAATATCCTAACAGGTGTCCGGGCAGTGGAGCAGCGGGTCCCTCCGCTGAAGATTCCCCGCTGTCAGTACCTGCCCTCTGTGCCAGCCAGTGCAAAACAAACCCTCCTGCTGTCCCCAAAGCTGggcctggctggggggggggggggggcaggtgccGTGACCAGCCTCAGTCATTCTCCTCCAGCCCAAGGAGCGAGGCGAGGCTTGGAGCCAAGCCACTGAGCCACTATTTCCAGGACCTGCACCGGTGCCACCCACTAAGCCCCGGTGCTGCCACTCGATGCCCCTGTCAAATATTAATGCGATGCTCACtgtgctccctgccctgccccagcgcTGCAGCCGTGGCCCCTGCCCGCTCCGAGGCTGCCTGACCTCTCCACTCTCCCCTCCCGCTCCGTAGGGTGTATTGCTCCCTACGTGGGGACTTTGGGGGTGCAACTGCACCCATCTTCGGGTGTTGTCCGCACAGCGCAGGGCAGGACCTGACCCCTTGCACTCGGTGGGGAGCTCCCGGGTGCCTCCCGTCCGCGGTGGTCGGCTCAGACCCTTTCAGCAGGTAAGGCCCCACCGGGGCTTCAGCGGCGAGCACCCCCATCCCCGGGGTGAAGCCAGCCCGACACCTCCCAGGGCCGGGGGCATGGGGTGCTGACAGAAGGGCCGGTGGTGATGGGGACGGCCCCAGGCTCAGTCCTCGGCTGCGGGGCATCGCGGGGTTCCCCGGGAGGGAGAGGGGGCAGCGCAGGCCCTCTAGCTCCATCCTGTCTTCTGAAGGAAGCGCCCACCCGTGGGCCTGCAAAGGTCGGGGTGATGTGCCGGGCATCCTCGCGCGTCACCCCTCACCcggtcacgcgtggggggtgttgggggccCACCTCCCCTTGCCTGCCCTCCTCCAGGAGGAGGCCCGCGCCTCTCGCCCCGGCAGCCACCCGGCCCGGCGGGGAATGAAGCCCGGCAGGGCGGTGCCGGCGGAGCCGAAGCTCCGCAAGCCCTCGCAGCGGGCCCGGATCCCGGCGTCCTTCTTCGCCTACCCGGTAGGTCGCTGGCtccgcccgcggcccccggctCGTCCCCTCGGCTGCCGCCCCGGCCCGAGCCTCCCGTGACTCTGCCCGCGCAGGATGGGGCGGCCGAGACGGCGGAGCCCCCCGGGCTGGACCCCGCGGAGGCGGACGCGGACTCCCTGGTGCCCACGCACGACGAGTGGGGCCGCCCCATCCCCGAGTGGAAGCGGCAGGTGATGGTGCGGCGGCTGCGGGCCCGGCTGGCGGAcgaggaggcggcgggcggccAGGTACGGGATGTCCCGGGGATGGGgggcgagggggcgggggggacgcCCCCAGACACAGACGCACGCATGCTGCCGGCCCGTGAGGACTCTGACGGCCCCTCTCCGCAGGACGCGGGCTCCTGGCGTTTCTCGCCCTCTCGCCAGGCCGTGCTGGGCCCCTTTGGGGAGCTGCTGACCGAGGCAgacctgcagcagctggagcgGGCGGTGGAGAGcctgcggctgcggcggcggggcgaggcgTACCAGGGAGAGCTGCGGCGCCTGGCGCGGGAGCTGCgcgccctcctgcccgccccgctGCTCAGCATCAGCGTgcgcagccccccgcccgcccctggGCAGCCGCTGCCCCTCTGGTGCGGCCGCCTGGCCGGTGCCGTCAGCAGCTTGGCCGCGCTGCTGGCCCACGCCGAGGGGGCACGGGtggccgtccccgccgccgccgtccccgccgtccccgccgggcagccccgggaGCCGGCGGGCAGCCTGGCTCAGCGGGAGATCCGGCAGTGCGGGGTCTGCGTCCGCAGCCTTCGCGGAGCCTTCGAGCCCGCGTGGGGGGCGGTGGAGAGGAaggcggccgcggggagcggggcggagGCCGCTAGCGACTCGGGCATCAGCTGCGAGGAGGCATTTTccgacggcggcggcggctccccggggccagGGCCGGAGTGGGGCAGCCTGAGGAAGGAGCGGATCGTGATGCTCTTCCTCAGCCACTGGAGACGCTCCGCCTacgggccccccccgccgggcaccGGTGACCCCCGGGAGGCAGCGAGgaccgggggcgggggggcggcccgccTGGCGCGGCAGAGAGCGACCATCCAGCGGCTTCTGGGCGGCTGGCGGgacgccgcctcccgccgccccccgccgccgccgcccgccgcggggcgcgCCCCGCTCTCCCCGGAGCAGTTCGTGACGAgtgccggggggggcccggccgacTACGAGAACCTGTCGCTGGAGCTCTTCATGCTGGGCTATTTCCGCAtcctggagcaggagctgccccCCGAGGAGCGCCGTGGCCGCCATCTCCTCTGCTTCGAGGTCTTCGAGCAGCTGGGCCGGCACGGCTGGCGGGCGGTGCGCGCCTTCCACCGCGCCGTCACCGACGAGATTGCCGCCGGCCGCCGGGGCTGGCAGGACAGCTTTGATGATATCAAAGCGAGGTATTTCGGCTCACCCCGAAGCTCGGCCCGGTGGCCGGGGGAGgccgagggagagggggaggataTTTGCCGCTACATCGACCGCAGCTTCGCCttctggaaggagaaggaagcCGAGATCTTCAGCCTGGAGGAGTGATGCCCGCTGgcggggagggcagagggctgcgtGAAGCCGCGAGCTGCAATAAACGCCTTTTCAGTTCTGTCCGAGCTGGGCGAGGCTTCCCGGGGTGATGGAAAAAGCTTTAGGGCGGAGGGGTCTGCCCTGGCACCCCGACCACCCCCCAGGATCTGTGTCTTGgcccccggctccccgcagcgGAGCGGCTGCCACCGTTTATTTGTGGCTGCTGAAGCGTGAGATAACGTCCTATATTTAACCCTCGGCATCAGCAGCCACAGCCAGGGGGAGGAGAGACATCGTGGGGACCTCCGGCAACCgatggggggggagaggggggatgGCGGGGGGAGCCTTTTCCCCCAGGCTTGCGGTGCCCGTCTGGCCACAGAGGGATGCTTTCCAAAAAGCAGCAAAGCCGCGGGGCGGTGGGGATGGGCAGCAGCAAGCAGCTCTGCCCGTACGGTGCCTTTAACAGCAGGGAGCGGTGCCCCGGTGCTGCCTAAAAATAGTGTAtccccccgccccatcccggCTGGATCCTGTGTCACGCCGGAGCGTCCCTCCCCAGTGCCGGGACTGTGGCCACTTCCCTCGTAGCAGGCCAGCTGGAGGGCTTCGTGGGCCAGGTAAGAGTGGGAGGGAGCGACCTGGAGCAGGGTTCGACCCGGCCTCCAAACCACCCCCAAGAAATCGGTGGCAGCCCCGGCAGGGCAGCTCAGGTCATGGGGAGGAGATACCACAGACATCCATGGAAAtagggccggcggggggggctccagggAGCGCTTCTGCCCCTGCTGGTGCCTGTAAACTGGGTGCTGGGAAGGCACGGTTGtgccgagggggggggggggagggaggtgtCATCGCTTTTTCCTGACAGGGACACCCTCACCACGCTCCACTCGGGCTCTGCCTACCGGCAAGGCCCCGCGGCCATCCCCAACGCCATGGTGAGGAACGTGGACGACTTCGACTTCTGCCTGCCTTCGCATGCCCAGGGTGTGCTGGAAGGGCTGCAGCGGCTGCGTGCCAACCCCAAACTGGCAGATGTGACGCTGGTGGCAGGAGGGCGGGAGTTCCCCTGCCACCGCGGcgtcctggccctctgcagccaCTACTTCCACGCCATGTTCTCCGGCGACTTTGCTGAGAGCATTGCAGCGCGGGTGGAGCTGAAGGAGGTGGACCCCAGCACGCTGGAGATGCTGCTTGACTTCGCCTACACAGGGAAGGTTACCATCAACCAGGGCAACGTGGAGGAGCTGATGCGGACCGCCAGCCAGCTCCACTTCCCCACTATCCAGAAGGTCTGCAGCCGCTACCTCCGGCAGCAGATGGATGCCACCAACTGTCTAGGTATCTGTGAGTTCGGTGAGAGCCACGGCTGCCCTGAGGTCTCCTCCAAGGCCTGGTCTTTCTTGCAGGAGAACTTTGAAGCCGTCTCTCAGCAGGAGGAGTTCCTCCAGCTCTCCAAGGAGAGGTTGGCTACCTACCTCTCTAACGACCAGCTGCAGgtgcaggaggagcagagcctgGCTGAGGCCGTGCTGCGCTGGGTACGCCATGACCCCGGGTCCCGAGCCCAGTTCTTgcctgagctgctggagctggcccACCTTGTCTCACTGCCCGACCAGTACCTGCAGAACCTGCTTGCCACTGAGCCCCTTGTACGTGACTCAGATGCCAGCAAGGCCCTCGTCACCCAATCCTGCACGATGGTGGGTACCCTCTGCCCCAAAACCCACGCCCTGAGCCACGGGGGGAGGCTCAGCTGGGAGCCTGATGGTCCTGCCCTGGCCTCTCCGTCAGGGGCAGGGCAATGCTGGTGCCCAGAAGAACCCCCCGACCCCAgtgcagaagctggaggaggtgctggtggtggtCGGTGGCCGCGTGCTagaggagggtgaggatgaggacaGGGGGCTGGAGATGCCGGCCACCCACAGGAACTTTGCTTTCTACAACCCCAAAAGCAGTAAGTGCCCACGTCAGGGATGGGGCAAGTGCATACTCCCCCCCGCATGTTATCTAACCCTCCATCTACCACAAAGCCACCTCTTGCTAAATGATCTGGTGTCAGGaggggcacggggtggggggaggagggggaggcaagagtgaagcagggctggctggggggtcATTGTTTGGCTCCACTGGGTTTCAGGGCGATGGATGGCTCTGCCTGACTTCCCGGATTACAACAAATGGGGCTTTTCCCTGGTGTCTCTGAACAATGATGTGTACGTCACAGGtaggtgctggggctgctggggtggggtgggggtccccagggatGGGGGACAGAGATGTGGGCACGGGGTGCCTGGGGCCAGGGGCTACCCTCCCTCTCCTTGCTCCCTTCCTGTGTGGATCCAGCCACTGGCCAGGGATGCCCAGGCACGGCTGCACTTGGAGGGGGTGGCCCGCCTGACCCGCCCCTCCCCAGGTGGCTCCCGGGGGTCCCAGAACGACACATGGTCGACGACCCAGGCCTGGCGCTTCTGCCCCAGGGACGGCACTTGGAAGCCCATCACCTCCATGCTGAGAGCCCGGACAAACCACACCAGCGCCGTCCTCAATGGTGAGATCTACGTCATTGGGGGTAAGGCCACAAAGACCCCACGGGTGCTTCTGGGGTgggggtctgtgggtgccctGGCACAGCAGGGTGGCtgcagtgtcccaccac contains the following coding sequences:
- the ESPNL gene encoding espin-like protein; amino-acid sequence: MKPGRAVPAEPKLRKPSQRARIPASFFAYPDGAAETAEPPGLDPAEADADSLVPTHDEWGRPIPEWKRQVMVRRLRARLADEEAAGGQDAGSWRFSPSRQAVLGPFGELLTEADLQQLERAVESLRLRRRGEAYQGELRRLARELRALLPAPLLSISVRSPPPAPGQPLPLWCGRLAGAVSSLAALLAHAEGARVAVPAAAVPAVPAGQPREPAGSLAQREIRQCGVCVRSLRGAFEPAWGAVERKAAAGSGAEAASDSGISCEEAFSDGGGGSPGPGPEWGSLRKERIVMLFLSHWRRSAYGPPPPGTGDPREAARTGGGGAARLARQRATIQRLLGGWRDAASRRPPPPPPAAGRAPLSPEQFVTSAGGGPADYENLSLELFMLGYFRILEQELPPEERRGRHLLCFEVFEQLGRHGWRAVRAFHRAVTDEIAAGRRGWQDSFDDIKARYFGSPRSSARWPGEAEGEGEDICRYIDRSFAFWKEKEAEIFSLEE
- the KLHL30 gene encoding kelch-like protein 30 — encoded protein: MVRNVDDFDFCLPSHAQGVLEGLQRLRANPKLADVTLVAGGREFPCHRGVLALCSHYFHAMFSGDFAESIAARVELKEVDPSTLEMLLDFAYTGKVTINQGNVEELMRTASQLHFPTIQKVCSRYLRQQMDATNCLGICEFGESHGCPEVSSKAWSFLQENFEAVSQQEEFLQLSKERLATYLSNDQLQVQEEQSLAEAVLRWVRHDPGSRAQFLPELLELAHLVSLPDQYLQNLLATEPLVRDSDASKALVTQSCTMGQGNAGAQKNPPTPVQKLEEVLVVVGGRVLEEGEDEDRGLEMPATHRNFAFYNPKSRRWMALPDFPDYNKWGFSLVSLNNDVYVTGGSRGSQNDTWSTTQAWRFCPRDGTWKPITSMLRARTNHTSAVLNGEIYVIGGTTVDAVEVERYDPYNKSWCAISPALKYVSNFAAASCLGKLYLVGSCAVKYNALTLQCYNPVQDLWSVITSPFIPKYLSAPRCATLRGLIYLIGDNTKKVHMYNPEANIWQKVQLLHTLHENGGMVPLGDRLFVTGGHWKGINGDYQVEMEVYDCAKDLWTREGSLPCLWLFHSSSSIFMDTSKWTEAFQGDHGW